A single window of Brevundimonas vitisensis DNA harbors:
- the tuf gene encoding elongation factor Tu, with protein MAKEKFERTKPHCNIGTIGHVDHGKTTLTAAITMTLAKAGGAKAMNYADIDAAPEEKARGITINTAHVEYETENRHYAHVDCPGHADYVKNMITGAAQMDGAILVVSAADGPMPQTREHILLARQVGVPALVVYMNKVDLVDDAELLELVEMEIRELLSSYQFPGDEIPITAGSAKAATDGVNPEIGEQSVLKLMETVDAYIPQPERPVDLPFLMPVEDVFSISGRGTVVTGRVERGIVKVGEEVEIVGIRPVQKTTCTGVEMFRKLLDQGQAGDNVGVLLRGTKREDVERGQVLCKPGSITPHTKFLAEAYILTKEEGGRHTPFFTNYRPQFYFRTTDVTGIVTLKEGVEMIMPGDNAELNVELITPIAMEEKLRFAIREGGRTVGAGVVAKILA; from the coding sequence ATGGCCAAGGAAAAGTTTGAGCGGACTAAGCCGCACTGCAACATCGGCACGATTGGTCACGTTGACCACGGCAAGACGACGCTGACGGCGGCGATCACGATGACGCTGGCGAAGGCCGGTGGTGCCAAGGCGATGAACTACGCGGACATCGACGCTGCGCCGGAAGAGAAGGCGCGGGGCATCACGATCAACACGGCGCACGTGGAATATGAGACGGAGAACCGTCACTATGCTCACGTCGACTGCCCTGGCCACGCCGACTATGTGAAGAACATGATCACGGGCGCGGCGCAGATGGACGGCGCGATCCTGGTGGTTTCGGCCGCTGACGGCCCGATGCCGCAGACGCGCGAGCACATCCTGCTGGCCCGTCAGGTCGGCGTGCCGGCGCTGGTCGTGTACATGAACAAGGTGGATCTGGTCGACGACGCCGAGCTGCTCGAGCTGGTCGAGATGGAGATCCGCGAGCTGCTGTCGAGCTACCAGTTCCCGGGCGACGAGATTCCGATCACGGCGGGTTCGGCCAAGGCCGCGACCGACGGCGTGAATCCGGAGATCGGCGAGCAGTCGGTTCTGAAGCTGATGGAGACGGTGGACGCCTACATCCCGCAGCCGGAGCGTCCGGTGGACCTGCCGTTCCTGATGCCGGTGGAAGACGTGTTCTCGATCTCGGGCCGCGGCACCGTGGTGACGGGCCGGGTCGAGCGCGGCATCGTCAAGGTCGGCGAGGAAGTCGAGATCGTGGGCATCCGTCCGGTTCAGAAGACGACCTGCACGGGCGTGGAAATGTTCCGCAAGCTGCTGGACCAGGGCCAGGCGGGCGACAACGTGGGCGTGCTGCTGCGCGGCACCAAGCGTGAAGACGTCGAGCGCGGTCAGGTTCTGTGCAAGCCCGGTTCGATCACGCCGCACACCAAGTTCCTGGCCGAGGCCTACATCCTGACCAAGGAAGAGGGTGGCCGTCACACGCCGTTCTTCACCAACTACCGCCCGCAGTTCTACTTCCGCACGACGGACGTGACCGGCATCGTGACGCTGAAGGAAGGCGTCGAGATGATCATGCCGGGCGACAACGCCGAGCTGAACGTCGAGCTGATCACCCCGATCGCGATGGAAGAGAAGCTGCGCTTCGCCATCCGTGAAGGCGGCCGCACCGTCGGCGCCGGCGTCGTGGCCAAGATCCTGGCCTGA
- a CDS encoding sensor histidine kinase has translation MLGYGLAVGAWLAAFLLRAGLADWFPPGFPYLTFFPAVVVVAYFAGLRPAILTSVLSGLSAWWFWIGAPGFDWSVATGVALGFFAFVVAVDIFFIVGMTSATRDLEEEVKRSTALAHSRDLLYRELQHRVSNNIQVVSALLKLEAGITSDTQAKRVLNEAATRTALIAKVQRGLSDADGRATPFDEVARDLCADALAAAAREDVVVDVRDGRLTLTAEEATPVMLTMLECVNNALEHALPSRAGRIEIGLSEVGQERVLEVRDDGQGLSAGFDLNKTRSLGLNIVRGLAGQLGGQFLIEPGHPGVRATLTYPRQES, from the coding sequence GTGCTCGGCTATGGACTGGCCGTGGGTGCCTGGCTGGCTGCGTTCTTGTTGCGCGCAGGCCTGGCCGACTGGTTCCCGCCGGGCTTCCCCTATCTGACCTTTTTCCCCGCCGTGGTGGTGGTGGCCTATTTCGCGGGTCTGCGTCCGGCAATTTTGACGTCCGTGTTGTCGGGCCTGTCGGCGTGGTGGTTCTGGATCGGGGCCCCGGGCTTCGATTGGAGTGTAGCGACCGGGGTTGCCCTGGGCTTCTTCGCCTTCGTGGTGGCGGTCGACATCTTCTTTATCGTCGGCATGACCTCGGCGACGCGGGACCTTGAGGAGGAGGTCAAGCGCAGCACGGCCCTGGCCCACAGTCGGGACCTGCTTTACCGCGAGCTGCAGCACCGGGTGTCGAACAACATTCAGGTCGTCAGTGCGCTGCTGAAGCTGGAGGCCGGAATCACTTCGGATACCCAGGCCAAGCGCGTCCTGAATGAGGCCGCCACCCGCACGGCCCTGATCGCTAAGGTGCAAAGGGGCCTGTCTGACGCTGATGGACGGGCTACGCCTTTCGATGAGGTCGCGCGGGACCTGTGTGCCGATGCCTTGGCCGCAGCTGCCCGGGAGGACGTCGTCGTTGACGTCAGGGACGGGCGGCTGACCCTGACGGCAGAGGAAGCGACGCCAGTCATGCTGACCATGCTGGAATGCGTGAACAACGCCCTTGAACATGCCTTGCCGAGCCGGGCAGGGCGGATCGAAATCGGCCTGAGCGAGGTCGGGCAGGAGCGGGTCCTGGAGGTTCGGGACGACGGTCAGGGGCTCTCCGCCGGCTTTGACCTGAACAAGACCCGCAGCCTCGGCCTGAACATCGTGCGCGGCCTGGCCGGACAACTGGGGGGACAGTTCCTGATCGAGCCGGGCCATCCTGGGGTGCGTGCGACCCTGACCTATCCTCGGCAAGAGAGCTGA
- a CDS encoding hemolysin family protein, with the protein MLAIAIAVVLLLVVLNGLFAMTELAVVSSRRSKLQSRAERGDKGARAALKLSEDPTHFLSAVQVGITLIGILAGAYGQAAIAGELNLILERTVPALAAYTEVFATAVVVICITYISLIVGELVPKRLALIFPESIAAKMAAPISTLAIVLHPFVVLLTASTSGILKVLGVKDRDGSDVTQEEVETMIAEGTASGLIEPEEQTMIEEILRLGDRPIRVAMTPRHEVFWVALDDSEAVLREEVRTCPYSRIVVAKENDVDNPLGVVHKKDLLDSLLDNGEFNIEKHVQIPAFIPQSTSVLKALEILKASKVHMAFLVDEFGAFEGVVTATDLLEMIAGDFDEGHDDADVNVREREDGTWMVDGQTDLDELADILGEDFGEAEGFHTVAGLVLHQLSRVPDEGEVLQIGRFEVEVVDMDDRRIDKLLFKQVVNKAAEAAAIAERADD; encoded by the coding sequence ATGTTAGCCATCGCCATCGCCGTCGTTCTGCTCCTTGTGGTGCTCAACGGCCTGTTCGCCATGACCGAGTTGGCGGTCGTCTCCTCGCGCCGGTCAAAGCTGCAAAGCAGGGCGGAACGCGGCGACAAGGGGGCTCGGGCTGCGCTGAAGCTGTCGGAAGATCCGACGCATTTCCTGTCCGCTGTCCAGGTCGGCATCACCCTCATCGGGATTCTGGCCGGTGCCTATGGTCAGGCCGCTATCGCGGGCGAGCTGAACCTCATCCTGGAGCGGACCGTTCCCGCGCTGGCGGCCTATACGGAAGTCTTCGCTACCGCCGTTGTCGTCATCTGCATCACCTACATCTCGCTGATCGTGGGCGAGCTGGTGCCAAAACGGCTGGCACTGATCTTCCCCGAGAGCATCGCGGCCAAGATGGCGGCACCCATCTCGACCTTGGCAATCGTGCTGCATCCGTTCGTTGTCCTGCTGACGGCCTCCACCTCGGGCATTCTGAAGGTGCTGGGGGTCAAGGACCGGGACGGCAGCGACGTCACCCAGGAGGAGGTCGAGACCATGATCGCCGAGGGTACGGCGTCGGGTCTGATCGAGCCCGAGGAACAGACGATGATCGAGGAGATCCTGCGTCTGGGCGATCGGCCGATCCGCGTCGCCATGACCCCGCGCCACGAGGTGTTCTGGGTCGCGCTGGATGATTCGGAAGCCGTTCTGCGCGAGGAAGTGCGGACCTGCCCTTATTCGCGCATCGTGGTGGCCAAGGAGAACGACGTCGATAATCCGCTGGGCGTCGTGCACAAAAAGGACCTGCTGGACAGCCTGCTGGACAATGGCGAGTTCAATATCGAGAAGCACGTCCAGATCCCCGCCTTCATCCCCCAGTCGACCTCGGTGCTGAAAGCGCTGGAGATTCTGAAGGCGTCGAAGGTCCACATGGCCTTTCTGGTCGATGAATTCGGGGCCTTTGAGGGGGTGGTGACGGCCACTGACCTGCTGGAAATGATCGCCGGCGACTTCGACGAGGGGCACGATGATGCCGACGTCAATGTACGCGAGCGTGAGGACGGCACCTGGATGGTCGACGGCCAGACCGATCTGGACGAACTGGCCGACATCCTGGGCGAGGATTTCGGCGAGGCCGAGGGTTTCCACACCGTGGCAGGCCTGGTGCTGCACCAGTTGTCGCGCGTGCCGGATGAAGGCGAAGTCCTGCAGATCGGCCGGTTCGAGGTGGAGGTCGTCGATATGGACGACCGCCGGATCGACAAGCTGCTGTTCAAACAGGTCGTCAACAAGGCTGCCGAAGCCGCCGCCATCGCCGAGCGCGCAGACGACTGA
- the secE gene encoding preprotein translocase subunit SecE: protein MAKAKTPGGRRPGPQTAPAGQTVTVDAGPAKPRVSPMQFFAQVRAEGRKIVWPSRKETWITSVMVFIMVLLAAVFFFVVDSLLTIAFRAIIAFGS, encoded by the coding sequence ATGGCCAAGGCCAAAACTCCGGGCGGTCGCCGTCCGGGACCCCAGACCGCCCCGGCGGGCCAGACGGTGACGGTGGACGCAGGTCCGGCCAAGCCGCGCGTCTCGCCGATGCAGTTCTTTGCCCAGGTCCGCGCCGAAGGGCGCAAGATCGTGTGGCCGAGCCGCAAGGAGACCTGGATCACCTCGGTGATGGTCTTCATCATGGTGCTGCTGGCTGCTGTCTTCTTCTTCGTGGTCGATTCGCTGCTGACCATCGCTTTCCGCGCTATTATCGCTTTCGGCTCGTAA
- the nusG gene encoding transcription termination/antitermination protein NusG → MTDVATPAPANPRHKWYIVHAYSNFEKKVAEHLRDQARQQGLADCFSEILVPTEDVVEIRRGRKVNAERKFFPGYVLVKMEMTDDAYHLVKNTPKVTGFLGAAGGTKPLPVSEREVQQIIGQVEEGVERPKPTIRFDIGETVKVIDGPFASFDGQVESVDEGAARLRVAVSIFGRPTPVDLEYNQVEKTAG, encoded by the coding sequence ATGACCGACGTCGCGACCCCCGCGCCCGCCAATCCCCGCCACAAGTGGTACATCGTCCACGCCTATTCGAACTTCGAGAAGAAGGTCGCCGAGCACCTGCGCGATCAGGCGCGCCAGCAGGGCCTGGCCGACTGCTTCAGCGAGATTCTGGTCCCGACCGAGGACGTCGTTGAGATCCGCCGCGGCCGCAAGGTGAACGCCGAGCGCAAATTCTTCCCCGGCTATGTGCTGGTGAAGATGGAGATGACCGACGACGCCTATCACCTGGTCAAGAACACGCCCAAGGTCACCGGCTTCCTGGGCGCCGCGGGCGGCACCAAGCCGCTGCCGGTCAGCGAGCGTGAGGTCCAGCAGATCATCGGCCAGGTAGAGGAGGGCGTCGAGCGTCCCAAGCCCACCATCCGCTTCGACATCGGCGAGACGGTCAAGGTCATCGACGGACCCTTCGCCAGCTTCGACGGCCAGGTGGAAAGCGTGGACGAAGGCGCGGCGCGTCTGCGGGTTGCGGTGTCCATCTTCGGCCGTCCGACGCCGGTCGATCTGGAATACAATCAGGTCGAGAAGACCGCAGGCTAA
- the rplK gene encoding 50S ribosomal protein L11, translating to MAKKILGYIKLQVPAGSATPSPPIGPALGQRGVNIMGFVKEFNARTETIAKGTPLPTVITVYQDKSFTFFTKTPPATWFLKEAAKIKSGAAKTGRETAGKVTRAQIREIAEKKMKDLNANDLDAASKIIEGSARAMGLQVVEG from the coding sequence ATGGCCAAGAAGATTCTGGGCTATATCAAACTGCAGGTGCCGGCGGGTTCCGCCACGCCTTCGCCCCCGATCGGCCCGGCCCTGGGTCAGCGCGGCGTGAACATCATGGGCTTCGTCAAGGAGTTCAACGCCCGGACCGAAACGATCGCCAAGGGCACGCCCCTGCCGACCGTCATCACCGTCTATCAGGACAAGAGCTTCACCTTCTTCACCAAGACGCCGCCGGCGACCTGGTTCCTGAAGGAAGCGGCCAAGATCAAGTCCGGTGCGGCCAAGACGGGCCGTGAGACCGCCGGCAAGGTGACCCGCGCCCAAATCCGCGAGATCGCCGAGAAGAAGATGAAGGATCTGAACGCCAACGACCTGGACGCTGCGTCCAAGATCATCGAAGGCTCGGCCCGCGCGATGGGTCTCCAAGTGGTGGAGGGCTAA
- the rplA gene encoding 50S ribosomal protein L1 yields the protein MAKQTKAQKARTGVTQDLVSFSEAVKLVKENAKAKFDESIEIAVNLGVDPRHADQQVRGVVNLPSGTGRDVRVAVFAKDAKAAEATAAGADIVGAEDLFEKINGGFMEFDRVIATPDLMGLVGRLGKVLGPRGLMPNPKVGTVTPNVAQAVKDAKGGAVEFRVEKAGIAHGGIGKASFTQDALEANVKAYVEALNRAKPSGAKGTYVKRITLSSTMGPGVKVDPASLTA from the coding sequence ATGGCAAAGCAAACCAAGGCTCAGAAAGCCCGTACCGGCGTCACCCAGGACCTGGTGTCCTTCTCCGAGGCCGTGAAACTGGTCAAGGAAAACGCCAAGGCCAAGTTCGACGAATCCATCGAGATCGCCGTCAACCTGGGCGTCGATCCGCGTCACGCCGACCAGCAGGTCCGCGGTGTCGTGAACCTGCCGTCCGGCACCGGCCGTGACGTCCGCGTCGCCGTCTTCGCCAAGGATGCCAAGGCCGCCGAAGCGACCGCCGCCGGCGCCGACATCGTGGGTGCCGAGGATCTGTTCGAGAAGATCAACGGTGGCTTCATGGAGTTCGACCGCGTGATCGCCACGCCGGACCTGATGGGTCTGGTCGGCCGTCTGGGTAAGGTGCTGGGTCCGCGCGGCCTGATGCCGAACCCCAAGGTCGGCACCGTGACTCCGAACGTCGCCCAGGCCGTCAAGGACGCCAAGGGCGGTGCGGTCGAGTTCCGCGTCGAAAAGGCCGGTATCGCCCACGGCGGCATCGGCAAGGCCTCCTTCACCCAGGACGCCCTGGAAGCCAACGTGAAAGCCTATGTCGAGGCCCTGAACCGCGCCAAGCCGTCCGGCGCCAAGGGGACCTACGTCAAGCGCATCACCCTGTCCTCGACCATGGGACCGGGCGTGAAGGTTGATCCGGCCTCGCTGACGGCCTGA
- a CDS encoding DUF2059 domain-containing protein: protein MRVFAVLFAAVLMVAGPALAQDEGASRRMALAERYVQLSVGDHLADVLEAQVRDELLKTDNLPAAERAWMAENMPGILMRAMEGLMADVVPLYAERFTETELEALVAFFEGPMGQSIAVKQMEVGIEMQELMTPVLSAFLIELMTKYCAEFACDPNGLPTASKSRTR from the coding sequence ATGAGAGTGTTCGCCGTTCTGTTTGCCGCCGTTCTGATGGTGGCGGGACCTGCTCTGGCCCAGGATGAGGGCGCGTCGCGGCGGATGGCCCTGGCCGAGCGGTATGTTCAGTTGTCCGTGGGCGATCATCTGGCCGACGTTCTGGAAGCTCAGGTCAGGGACGAACTCCTGAAGACGGACAATCTGCCCGCCGCCGAGCGGGCCTGGATGGCCGAGAACATGCCCGGCATCTTGATGCGGGCCATGGAAGGGCTGATGGCCGACGTCGTGCCCCTGTATGCGGAACGCTTCACCGAGACGGAGCTGGAAGCTCTGGTGGCCTTTTTTGAAGGGCCCATGGGGCAATCCATCGCCGTCAAGCAGATGGAAGTCGGGATCGAAATGCAGGAGCTGATGACACCGGTGCTGTCTGCCTTCCTGATCGAACTGATGACCAAATACTGCGCCGAGTTCGCCTGCGATCCGAATGGCCTGCCGACGGCGAGCAAGAGCCGTACGCGATAA
- the rplJ gene encoding 50S ribosomal protein L10: MDRAQKAESIETLKGVFNDAGAVVVAHNLGLTVAEMEDLRGRLRKEGGAFKVVKNRLALKALEAADGSPHHALFKGPVGIAYAPDAVTAAKVTAEYAKGNDRFVVQGGFMGDTVLDAKGVDTLSKLPSLDQIRASLLGLINAPATKVAGVLQAPAGQLARVFNAYATKDAA, translated from the coding sequence ATGGACCGCGCTCAAAAAGCCGAGTCGATCGAGACGCTGAAGGGCGTCTTCAACGACGCGGGTGCCGTGGTCGTGGCCCACAACCTGGGCCTGACCGTCGCGGAAATGGAAGATCTGCGTGGCCGTCTTCGTAAAGAAGGCGGCGCGTTCAAGGTCGTGAAGAACCGCCTGGCTCTGAAGGCGCTCGAGGCCGCTGACGGCAGTCCGCACCATGCCCTGTTCAAGGGTCCGGTCGGCATCGCCTATGCCCCCGACGCCGTCACGGCCGCCAAGGTCACGGCCGAATACGCCAAGGGCAACGATCGCTTCGTCGTCCAGGGTGGCTTCATGGGCGACACCGTTCTGGACGCCAAGGGCGTGGACACCCTGTCCAAGCTGCCCTCGCTGGACCAGATCCGCGCGTCGCTGCTGGGCCTCATCAATGCGCCGGCGACCAAGGTCGCAGGCGTGCTGCAGGCACCGGCCGGCCAACTGGCCCGGGTGTTCAACGCCTATGCCACCAAGGACGCCGCCTAA
- the rplL gene encoding 50S ribosomal protein L7/L12, producing MADLSKIVEDLSALTVLEAAELSKLLEEKWGVSAAAPVAMAMPAGGGAAAPAEAAEEQTEFTVVLLDGGDKKINVIKEVRGVRADLGLKEAKDLVEGAPTNVVENVSKQQAEEVAKKLTEAGAKVQVK from the coding sequence ATGGCTGACCTCTCCAAGATCGTCGAAGACCTGTCCGCTCTGACCGTCCTCGAAGCCGCCGAACTGTCCAAGCTGCTGGAAGAAAAGTGGGGCGTTTCCGCCGCCGCTCCGGTCGCCATGGCCATGCCGGCCGGTGGCGGTGCCGCCGCCCCCGCCGAAGCTGCTGAAGAGCAGACCGAGTTCACCGTCGTCCTGCTGGACGGCGGCGACAAGAAGATCAACGTCATCAAGGAAGTCCGCGGCGTTCGTGCGGACCTGGGCCTGAAGGAAGCCAAGGACCTGGTGGAAGGCGCCCCGACCAACGTTGTCGAGAACGTCTCCAAGCAGCAGGCTGAAGAAGTGGCCAAGAAGCTGACGGAAGCCGGCGCCAAGGTGCAGGTCAAGTAA
- a CDS encoding M61 family metallopeptidase has translation MIHRCLPATGLALLLMVSAAPALAQQGTPDASGVVRTVPRPLDRPYPGVIRHQVDASDVERKIVRVRQTMPVTGPGPLTLLYPKFIPGNHAPTGPIQLVAGLAVMGNGERIAWQRDTLDPYAFHLDIPAGVDEITVDFQWLTQPDNSVWRVVMTPEMLNLQWEKALLYPAGYAHDQITFQTSIRLPDGWQYGVALDTASFADGVATFAPISLEMLADSPLFAGAHYRRIDIDPGGRTPVHLHIVADNAAAIAPTPEQLAGFEAMVDQADLLFGVRPFDRYEFLLGLTSRMGGIGLEHHRSSENTAPPGFFTEEGWADNYNSRTLLPHEFVHSWNGKFRRPADLLTPNLNEPTQNSLLWVYEGQTEYWGEVLSARAGLVSKEEALVNLADVAAFYDHQPGREWRPLQDTTNHNLLGYRTTNPWSSWMRGTGDYYREALLVWLDVDTLIRAETGGRKSLDDFARGFFGIEDGVWEARPYRFEDVVAALNAVHPYDWAGFLRSRLDAVGPDAQAPLDGLERGGYRLTYVEEPSEVEQRLIGGLANNFQYSLGFNLSGTRITGIRWGGPMFEAGVGPGWTLTTVNGEPGSAEALRNAVTAAKGGTEPIVLGLRNGDRERTVSFDYHDGLRYPRLERIPGTPDRIGDILAPRSR, from the coding sequence ATGATTCATCGCTGCCTCCCTGCCACCGGACTGGCCTTGCTTCTGATGGTCTCGGCCGCGCCGGCCCTGGCCCAGCAGGGCACCCCCGATGCCAGCGGGGTCGTTCGCACGGTGCCTCGCCCGCTGGACCGCCCCTACCCCGGCGTGATCCGGCATCAGGTCGATGCCAGCGACGTGGAGCGCAAGATCGTTCGGGTGCGCCAAACCATGCCGGTGACCGGCCCCGGTCCCCTGACCCTGCTCTATCCGAAATTCATTCCCGGCAATCACGCGCCGACCGGTCCGATCCAGCTGGTGGCGGGCCTGGCCGTCATGGGCAATGGCGAACGGATCGCATGGCAGCGCGACACCCTGGACCCCTATGCCTTCCACCTGGACATCCCGGCGGGCGTCGATGAGATCACCGTCGATTTCCAGTGGCTGACCCAGCCGGACAACAGCGTGTGGCGCGTGGTCATGACGCCCGAGATGCTGAACCTGCAATGGGAAAAGGCCCTGCTCTATCCGGCGGGCTACGCCCACGACCAGATCACCTTCCAGACCTCGATCCGCCTGCCTGATGGGTGGCAGTATGGCGTGGCCCTGGATACCGCCTCCTTTGCCGACGGCGTCGCGACCTTTGCTCCGATCAGCCTGGAGATGCTCGCCGACAGTCCCCTGTTCGCCGGGGCCCACTATCGCCGCATCGACATCGATCCGGGCGGCCGCACCCCGGTGCACCTGCATATCGTCGCCGACAATGCCGCCGCCATCGCCCCGACGCCCGAGCAACTGGCCGGGTTCGAGGCCATGGTGGATCAGGCCGACCTGTTGTTCGGCGTACGTCCCTTCGACCGCTACGAGTTCCTGCTGGGCCTGACCTCTCGCATGGGCGGCATCGGGCTGGAGCATCACCGTTCCAGCGAGAACACAGCCCCGCCCGGCTTCTTCACCGAGGAAGGCTGGGCCGACAACTACAACTCGCGCACCCTGCTGCCGCACGAGTTCGTCCACTCCTGGAACGGCAAATTCCGTCGCCCCGCAGATCTTCTGACGCCCAATCTGAATGAGCCGACCCAGAACAGTCTGCTGTGGGTCTATGAGGGCCAGACCGAATACTGGGGCGAGGTTCTGTCGGCCCGCGCCGGTCTGGTCTCCAAGGAAGAGGCTCTGGTCAATCTGGCCGACGTTGCCGCCTTCTACGATCATCAGCCGGGCCGTGAGTGGCGCCCCCTTCAGGACACGACCAACCACAACCTGCTCGGCTATCGCACCACCAATCCGTGGTCGTCCTGGATGCGCGGCACCGGCGACTATTACCGTGAGGCCCTGCTGGTCTGGCTGGATGTCGACACCCTGATCCGGGCTGAGACCGGCGGCCGCAAATCCCTGGACGATTTCGCCCGTGGCTTCTTCGGGATCGAGGACGGCGTGTGGGAGGCTCGGCCCTATCGGTTCGAGGATGTCGTGGCGGCGCTGAATGCCGTCCATCCTTATGACTGGGCCGGCTTCCTGCGGAGCCGGCTCGATGCCGTGGGACCGGACGCACAGGCACCTCTGGATGGTCTGGAGCGTGGCGGCTACCGCCTGACCTATGTCGAGGAACCGTCAGAGGTCGAGCAGCGCCTGATCGGCGGCCTGGCCAACAATTTCCAGTATTCGCTGGGCTTCAACCTGTCGGGTACCCGCATCACCGGCATCCGGTGGGGCGGCCCGATGTTCGAGGCGGGGGTCGGCCCTGGTTGGACCCTGACCACGGTCAATGGTGAGCCCGGCTCGGCCGAGGCCCTGCGCAATGCCGTGACGGCGGCCAAAGGCGGTACCGAACCCATCGTGCTGGGCCTTCGCAACGGTGATCGCGAACGCACCGTGAGCTTCGACTACCACGACGGACTTCGCTATCCGCGGCTGGAGCGTATCCCCGGCACCCCCGACCGCATCGGCGACATTCTGGCACCGCGATCGCGATAG
- a CDS encoding ABC transporter ATP-binding protein: protein MADVRLSGVKKRFGATEVLKGVDLDIADGEFVVFVGPSGCGKSTLLRTIAGLEELDAGEIAIGGRSVTGLSPSDRGIAMVFQSYALYPHMSVYQNMAFGLTLAKTDKAEIDRRVRAAAAVLNITDYLDRKPKALSGGQRQRVAIGRAIVREPQVFLFDEPLSNLDAALRVRMRYEFARLHAELKTTMVYVTHDQVEAMTLADRIVVLSAGRIEQVGAPLDLYEYPANLFVAEFIGSPKMNLIAAEVLDATGMGATVRTAGGDVINVAVDAAKARPGDAVTLGIRPEHLTLSGSGGTIQARAAFVETLGHATYAYAAHGQATETLTVQLPGEVRPAVGDALTLYVPAHQAHLFAADGTAFRRLAL from the coding sequence ATGGCCGATGTGCGCCTGAGCGGGGTGAAGAAGCGTTTCGGCGCGACCGAGGTGCTGAAGGGCGTCGATCTGGACATCGCCGATGGCGAGTTCGTGGTCTTCGTCGGCCCCTCCGGCTGCGGCAAGTCCACCCTGTTGCGGACCATCGCCGGCCTGGAAGAGCTGGACGCCGGGGAAATCGCGATCGGCGGACGCTCCGTCACCGGCCTATCCCCGTCCGACCGGGGCATCGCCATGGTGTTCCAGTCCTATGCCCTCTATCCGCACATGTCGGTCTATCAGAACATGGCCTTCGGCCTGACCCTGGCCAAGACGGACAAGGCCGAGATCGACCGCCGGGTGCGCGCCGCCGCCGCCGTGCTGAACATCACCGACTATCTGGATCGAAAGCCCAAGGCCCTGTCGGGCGGACAGCGCCAGCGGGTCGCCATCGGCCGGGCCATCGTGCGCGAGCCGCAGGTCTTTCTGTTCGACGAGCCGCTGTCCAACCTCGACGCCGCCCTGCGGGTTCGCATGCGGTATGAGTTCGCCCGCCTGCATGCCGAGCTAAAGACCACCATGGTCTATGTCACCCACGACCAGGTCGAGGCCATGACCCTGGCCGATCGCATCGTGGTGCTGTCGGCAGGCCGGATCGAGCAGGTCGGCGCGCCGCTGGACCTGTACGAATACCCCGCCAATCTGTTCGTGGCCGAGTTCATCGGCAGCCCCAAGATGAACCTGATCGCGGCAGAGGTGCTGGATGCGACCGGCATGGGCGCGACGGTTCGGACGGCGGGCGGCGACGTGATCAATGTCGCGGTCGATGCGGCCAAGGCCCGCCCCGGCGATGCGGTGACCCTGGGCATCCGCCCCGAACACCTGACCCTGAGCGGCAGTGGCGGCACGATCCAGGCCAGGGCCGCCTTCGTCGAGACCCTGGGCCATGCCACCTATGCCTATGCCGCCCATGGACAGGCGACCGAGACACTGACGGTCCAGCTGCCCGGCGAGGTACGCCCGGCGGTCGGCGATGCCCTGACCCTGTATGTCCCGGCCCATCAGGCCCATCTGTTCGCCGCCGACGGCACGGCTTTTCGGCGCCTGGCGCTCTGA